Genomic DNA from Hordeum vulgare subsp. vulgare chromosome 2H, MorexV3_pseudomolecules_assembly, whole genome shotgun sequence:
ttACACTCATATTTATTCACTACGTAAAATTTTgtataagaaaataaaaaatataggtcataagataaggaaaaataaattttatgtaTGCTCTACACTATGTTATTACGGCGACTATATACTTTCTTACGGCCTATTTTTATGTAGTAAATAAGATAAAATTGACGGAACGTAAAATTATGATGCATTGTTGTCAGAATAGAGAGGGTGAAGAACGATAAATCACGAGTGGACATGGTGCCATGTGAGGATGGTGTCCAGACCACTCATTTCTTGGTGATTCGTGTTGTATTTACACTGCCAAAACATATATAGGACGTATTCCATATATAATAGATGAGTATGGCCTACAAATCTGCACAAGTACAGTTAAAATTcattgatgatcatcacactgatCCCACACTACTAATCAcactgatctctctctctctccctccctccctctccctctccctctccctctccccctctctccctccccctctctccctctctccatggAATTTTTTTTCACGACATAGCCTAATTGTGGCTCACACTTCAAATAATCTCGTATAAATAAATTTTCCCTCTACCCAGCCAGTCCAATGATAGTAAGATTCAACAGTGTTCTTCATACACCCACCTGCATGAAGCTTATCTAAACTACATGCCCCGCACAAGCCACCCCGTGTTATCTAGCATTGGCAGCAGGGCCGGGCCGGCAAAATCCGGGGCCCTGTGCCGAACTAAAAACTGGGTCTTATTTATGAAAAAACTAACAAGCAATTATAATGTATATATATGTCGCAGAAAAATTATAATTTATGTAATATAATGTCTTACATAACAAAGTGGACATATAAAAAAGTCATACCTATTTAACTCGCGATTGCTATTTATTTGAACATCCTCGTTCTTTTAGTATTTTTTGAAATAAAATCTTCGATGATATCCTCATAATCTGCTTTATGAAAACACAAGATAAGGAAGATGAATTAAACAAACTTGAACTTATATATTAGCATATGTCAATTGAAGATCATGGGTCAATGTTTGGTAATTAGATGAACAGTCTAACTCACAATTTTGGATCTTGTTCGATAATACGGATACATTGTGATTACTAATCAAGGCGATAAAAATTAATCTCTAATCAAGGCCTGCAATCTCTGTTAAAAAGTTAATTACAAAATTAAAAGTAAGACCGGAAGTGCTAATGCCTAATGTCTGACCTGGAGGCAGGGCAGATGGATCGGCTGATCGGGCAACCGGCCAGATGTAGATGCACCAGCCCCTGCACCACACAGCGCCACATCACAGCGGTATGGCAGATGGTTGATGCCCGTTGCTTGATGGCACTGCGACAGGCAGGGCAGTAGGGCACAAGCGCCTCGAGCCCTAATGATTCGACTAGGTCACCTGGTCACGAGGAGTCGAGGAGGCGGCGATGTTTGATTTCTCTTCCTGCACGATGCCACGATCGAGTCGGCCTCGATAGACTCGCTCTAGCCAGCAGCGCCCATCGATAGCCTCACCCCATCGCTGCTTCGGCCCAACACCAAGTATGTCCATTGGCACAGTTTTTTTTTAATACTAGGCCATGTAATTGTTTTTGGGGCCCCATAAAATCACGGGCCCTGTGCGGGCCGCACAGATAGCACCACTGTGGGCCCGGCCTGATTGGCAGCATAAAGACTGTTCTAAGTTATATGCAGGCCATCAAGTACCCAACAGAGATTTAACTCCACCGAAACTCAACTAGTACGAGACAAAGTGCATACGAATTTAAAGTGTCATGGTCCATTCACTGTTGTGTATTCCATGTATTATTGAGTACTTGCCATCGTATTAGAAAATGTCATAtggtccctccgttcctaaatataagtctttttagaaattcCATTATGAACTAGATACGGAGCAGAATGAGTGAATCTATGCTCTAAagcatgtttatatacatccgtacgtagttcatagtgaaatctctaaaaagacttatacttaggaacggagggagtattaattagTAATCACCAAGCAACGGGTGGCCGAGATTTCGGCATCGCGTGATATCATGTCCCAAAAATCTGCGtctgggtgaagaataactattcctcactcaGGGTGATGAATAGTCAACTCTTGCGTATATATACACAAATACGTCACAAATGTGTGATGAATGTATTTAACATACATGATAAATGTTTTATTGATATGGGATTGCACTTTTTTACATTTATGTATAtatgtatttttatatattttaatagtctttctagcatgttAATTgtaataattccaaaaaaataaaaaaaattgggaCATTACTAGCCGCCTTATCAGGGATGTTTTTCCTTCTATTTGCCACGTGAGGAGCCACCCTCGAGAACCCGTGTTGCTTCCCGAAGCGTCGACCGTTATTACCCTCACATTTCAtgatcgctctctctctctctctctctctctcccgtctctgctctcccctctctccactcaCCTACGATTACTATGGCGTACAACAGATTGGAGAATAGCAAGTCGACCTCCGGCCACCTTCACTGGCATCTGCGGCGTAGCACTTCGCCAATGGTGGTAAGCAATTTTCCCCCCTCCGCACCTACTACTTTGCATTCGATTCAAGTTTAGGTTCGATCCGCGTTAGGGGAATGCGGTATCTGGGTATCATAACATTGTCATTACTAACGGTAAATATGAGGTTCCCGATCCAGATTGAGTACAGTAGGGATGAGGATTAGGTTTATCTTACACAGTACGCACGGATATTATCCTCGGGGACCCGAAGGTGATTGGAGCGGCGGGTGGCCTTGGTAttctccatctcttcttcctcgctggAGTCCAACTCAATGGGCATGCTTCGGTGTCCTAGCTCCGGCGCCCTCACAATCTTGGCCACCGCATCTTCTTGCACCTCCATAGCCACCGgttcttgatcctccttcttgtgGTGAAGTACACTGCTGCACGATGGTCATGAGGATGCCGGTACTGTCTATACTTGGTCCACTTTTCCTTCTGTCTAGCGTCGTCGGAGCCGGCCTGATTCATGGCCCAACGAAGTATGTCGACTGACATAGCACCCTTCACTGGGTCAAGAATCAATGTCTTTAACTTCTCCGGTGTGGCCTTCTTCACCACAGCGTCTAACTCTTTGTGCATCTCTTCCATGCTGCTGAAGTTTGAGCACACTTCCATGGTGTTCTCAAACTTGGTGCGGTCACCGAGCGAGGACCCTACTAAGAATGCCCTCCATCCAATGCCCCAAGGGAAGGGTTTGGGgatggggttggggttggggtcCGTCTTGCTGTCGGAGTTCATGTCGATGGGTTGGAGGAAGAGTGAGAGACGGATAGGTGGAGTGGTGATCGTTAGGCTGCGTGAATAAAGGGGTTCTAGGCGATAGGTTTTAATGACGATGTTGCAAATCCTGACCGTTTGAACCTCTTCATAATTAATGCAGATCAACACGGAGAGCAAGGGGAAGGAGGTGGTGCAACCAAAGGAGCAAACTAAGGGCAAGGACATGGTGCCGTCTTCAGAGGTGACGCCCGTCCAGAGCCTTGACACGAACGATGACCAGccggaggaccccccccccccccccccccgcgacaaGCGTCGGAACTACGGCCACTACCATGAGGTGGAAGGGCCAGCCAACTTCTACAAGATGATCATGCCCCCCCCCCGGCTGGATTCCATACCTATGCTGCTGGACTTCACGAAGCACTTCTCATTAGTGTCGTAGGAATTCAAATTGAAGATGAACACCGGCTGCTCCTGGAGGGTGACTGTCCGACTGTTGAACGGCAGGGTCACCCTCGATCAGGACTGGGCCACCTTCGTCGTCGTCCATCAGATCAAGATAGGCTTCATGGTGACCTTGAAGCTGCTCAATCCCGGCATGTTGAAGGTCATTGTGTTCAATGACAATGGCATTGAAGTGGTGACCAGGTGCGGGAAGCACGATGATGCCTTCGCCGTGACCCCCTAGGACAACCCCGATATGCTCCAGCTCCTTTACTTTAATATTGAACTGCTATGGGTTTGAACTGTTCTGTTTTACGTGACATAATATTTATATCTtcttagtactatgttttgttatGTGTATTTTTTCTCAGGCCGCTGTGTGCTGATAACTTTATCAACGTGTCCAAAAGGTCACGAAACAACAGACGGTGTATGCCACCAAACAGAAGGTTGTGTGTTTACGCGTGCACAAACGTGCAACCAAACACATACTTAGAGTAACACCTCATGCAACCTAGAGTCTATGCAAACAACCAAACTAAATATGGGAGTACATGTATTAGTTTTGTGTCTGTTTTATCTTGTTTAGCCAGATTCCACGGACCAGTCCTAGCAACTACGCCTACCAAACAAGCCTATTATCTCTGTTCAATTTGTTTGTGGAGTTTTCACGAATACCAAACTGAATTTCGAGTTCAGATACAAAATTCAGGCGAAGCGTGCCACAGAGGGGCATCACTGTCCCTCCCCCGATGCCGCCGCCTCCCATCTCAGGCGAGATCCGGAGGGCGGCCATGAAGCGCCCCGCCCTGCTCGCCGTCCCCGCCGTcctccttctctccctctccttcctcctcctccggccgtcctcctccccgcccctcctcccctccgCGCACACCACCGACCCCGGCCGCGGCCGCCGCCTCAGCGTCTACGTCGCCGACCTCCCGCGCGCGCTCAACCACGGCCTGCTCGACCTCTACTGGTCGCTTACCTCCGCCGACGCCCGCATCCCGGCCTCCTCCGACCCGGACCACCCGCCGCCGCGCGACCACCCGCCCTACCCCGCCAGCCCCCTCATCCGGCAGTACAGCGCCGAGTACTGGCTCCTGCACTCCCTCCTCGGCCCCGCCGCCCCCGCGTCCGCGGTGGTGAGGGTCGTCGCCGACTGGAGGGAGGCCGACGCCGTGTTCGTGCCCTTCTTCGCCACGCTCTCCGCGGAGATGGAGCTCGGCTGGGGCGCCACCAAGGGCGCCTTCCGCAGGAAAGAGGGGAACGGCGACTACCGCCGCCAGCGGGAGGTCGTCGACCGCGTCACCGCCCACCCAGCCTGGCGCCGGTCCGGCGGCCGCGACCACGTCTTCGTCCTCACAGGTAATCCTGCTGGGGAACTCCGGATCTTGTGCTTATAATGCACTGCCCCACAAATTAGAAACATTGCTTTCATTTCGTTGAATTGAAGTCAGCTTAGCTAGTACGTAGTTAAGTATCTTGGTTCGTTAATGGTTTTATCAGCCAAGGAAGTGGCTTAACTTGAAATGTCACTAGTTAAGAAACTTTTACTGTGGATCATGCAAGTGTGTATACATATTGGAAcgtagtggaatctctagaaagacttatatttaggaacggagggagtacatattagTGCTCTTGGGCATTGGATTGAGAATACTGTATGTTTATGCAATTGGTGCCGAAGTTTGGCATATTGCTTATGTCTTGGTGAAGATTGATTTGACTAGCAGTTATGTCTTGGTGAAGATTGGTTTGCCTGGCAGCTTATTTTTCTTTTGGATGATCAGGTCATGTTAAATACTGAGGCATTCTTTGACAGACCCTATGGCAATGTGGCATGTTCGGGCGGAGATTGCTCCAGCAATTCTACTGGTGGTTGATTTTGGCGGCTGGTACAAACTCGATTCAAAATCTGGAGGCAGCAACTCTTCTCATATGATACAGCACACTCAAGTGTCATTGCTTAAAGATGTCATTGTGCCTTACACACATTTGCTCCCTACCCTGCACCTGTCCGAAAATATGGATCGCCCCACTCTCTTGTACTTCAAAGGAGCCAAACACAGGCATCGGGTTCGTATTATTTATCATAAAGCCAAGCTCCTGATTTGTGCATTAAATTTGGAAAGGTTTATCTGCTATCTGGATCCCATCGTGTACTTGATTATTCACTTGCATTTCATCATCACTTTCATAAAAGGTGTCCAAACATGTACATATAGTATTTGGAATTTACTTCTTGAGCCTGGGTTACATCGTTTTTATATGTAACCTGTGTAATATCTGAAACTAGCTCTCTAAATAAAAAGAATAAACAACATCTTCTAGGTCTCTGTTATGTGTGAGGCTAGCTCTTTCAAATATAAATGTTTGGCTCTCTTTTTGTGTCTATATTTTTTCCAGGAAGTATCATTTGAAGCGTTGTGCCTAAAAACACTGAAAATCATTTTACTTTCAACAGGATTTTATCGCTTATGCAGTGTACATTTGTAGTAGAACTCCTGAGGTTCTTTGTGAAGACCAATAATGATAACAtaatcacatgattaagctaaaaCTAGGTTGTTCCTTTGATTTGTATATCTGAGTGAAATAACAAACTTCAGCCTAGCTTATACTGCTTCTAAAATACTAATAAAACCATCTATCTGATCAATCCGCTCATTTGTTTTCAGGGTGGTTTGGTGCGTGAAAAATTGTGGGActtgatggctaatgagcctgatgTTGTCATGGAGGAAGGTTTTCCTAATGCCACAGGACGTGAACAGTCAATAAAAGGGATGCGGACATCAGAATTCTGCTTGCACCCAGCTGGTGACACCCCAAGTTCATGTCGTCTATTTGACGCTGTTGCAAGTCTTTGCATACCAGTCATTGTCAGCGATGACATTGAGCTTCCTTTCGAAGGGATGATTGACTACACAGAGTTCTCCATTTTTGTGTCAGTTGGTAACACAATGAGACCCAAATGGCTAACAAACTACCTAAGGAATATCTCCAAGCAGCAGAAGGATGATTTGAGAAGAAACCTGGCCCGAGTCCAGCACATCTTTGAGTACGAAAACAGTCAGCACGATAGCTGGGACTCCGCCCCAGAAGATGGTGCTGTGAACCATATATGGAAGAAGATTCATCAGAAGTTGCCGATGATTCAAGAAGCAGTCACCCGGGAGAAGCGGAAGCCAGAAGGCGCATCAATCCCACTTCGGTGCCATTGTACATGACTGCCTCCCTTAGTCACCGAACCCCACGAAAGGATCAGCTGACTGCAAGTCAATTTATTTTTCTCTTggtagttgcaaatatgagcatgtAACAGTAGGCCAACGCTTCTTCCTTTTTCTACTATTCAGGAATGGTTTTCCATATTGCTCGATGTGTTGTTGTCTGGGGTTTGTTtgttcactgaagaaatatcaaaagAAATTGAGAATTTCCCCCACATTAGCCAGTAGTGAAGGCTGAATACAGATTGATGTATATTGGTAGTATAAATGGTTAAAACAAATGTTTATCTAGATATTGGTACTACCTATTTTCTCTTTCACAGGAAATGAGATGAGAAAGCTTCAATTTACCAAGATATTGCTGTGCTACCAAACAACATAAATGCTACCAACAGAAGGCCAAGGGAACAGAGATATTGTCATCTACCACAACAATTACAGGAATTTACTCGACCACAGTTGATGATATTGAAGCAGGAACCCAGAAAACGAACATCGCAGTGCTCCCGACCCAGCTCTTCTTGTCGTTGAATGGCAGCTTCAATGAGCCCAACCTTCTCTCAACAATGTGAGCAAAGCCTGCGAAGCAAACATCCAAGCAGGCACAAAGCTCAGCGAGAATGAAACAGATCATCAAGTACAATTGCTTTCGAAGGGATGATTGACTTTACAGAGTTCTCCATTTTTGTGTCGGTCAGTAACACGATGAGACCAAAATGGCTGACAAACTACTCGAGGAACATCCCCAAGCAGCAAAATGATGAATTCCGAAGAAACCTGGCTGGAGTCCAGCCTATCTTTGAGTATGAAAACAGTCACCATAGTAGCACAGGCTCTGCCCCAGAAGATGGTGCTGTGAACCACATATGGAAGAAGATTCACCAGAAGTTGCCGATGATTCAGGAAGCGGTCGCCCGGGAGAAGCGGAAGCCTGAAGGAGCATCGATCCTACTTTGGTGCCATTGTACCTGAGCATCTCTCTTGGTCGCCGATCCTCCACGAAAACTCAGCTGACTGCATGTCAATTATTATTTTTCCCTggtagttgcaaatatgagcatgtAACAGTAGGCCGAAGCTTCTTCATCCTTTTTGCACTATTTAGGAATGGTTTTCCATATAGCTAGATGTGTTGTTGTACGTGTTTTGTTTGTTCACTGAAGAAACTGTCCATTCAAAACGAATCGATGAGCCTGAATATGGGTTGATGCATATTGGTACAAGTGTCCTGATACCTATTTTTTGCTTAAAGGGGAaagaacgaggtgcgagaagttctGGTGCCAGCACAGGAGGAGCTCAAAAAATTTGTTCATATATTCAATTTGCAGTGCTACCAAACAACAGAAATGCTACGAACATGCTGGCCAAAGGAACAGAGATGTTGTCATCTACAACATCAGTTACAGGAATGCACTCCACCACAGTGGCTGCCAGCGCAACCAGAACCAGTTTACCAAGCGCCTGATCCCAGCTGACCTGGATGTAACCAAACCATGAGAAGTAGAACAGCATCCTGCAACAACGAAAAACAGGTGGAATGCGTCAACAACAACCACGCATGCGAAAATCTGTCTCTGTCAAGACGACAGGAGTTCGTCGCAAGAACCCTACAGAGCGGATAGCAGGAGCCCAGAGATGAACATCGCGGCGCTCCCGACCCAGCTCTTCTTGTTGTTGAATGGCAGCTTCAGCGAGCCGAACCTTCTCCCAATTATGTCAGCAAAGCCTGCGAGGCCATGATCCAAGCAGGCGCAGAAGGTCAGTGAAAATGAACAAGTCGTCTAAGTGCAATGTTATGTTTACAGGACCTGTAACCCATTTCCATCTTACCGTCGCCGCCGCTCATCATCGACAAGGAGACGATCCCGATTGGGGAGTCACGCCagaagacgagaacaatgatcaGTAGCACAATAACATAGTACAGAGGGCCTCTCAGCAATTCCCTGTCAGAGACCATAATGGATTGTATCAGGGAGGTGCCGTCTCAAAGAAGAAGAGAGGATCACAACTGAATATCACTGCAGGCACATTGGGGTTAATTACTCTCGTTTTCCTTCACGGGTCACAGATTTGACTAGAGCTTCATCGGAGTAGAAGCCGAGCCCGTAGGTCAGAAGCCTCGCGCAGTTCAAGAATGGGACTACTGCTGCAAAGAACCGTGCGCCGGTCGAAACGCTGCAAAACAGAGCATGTTCTATGTTAAGATATCTGTTCTGATCTTAAGATGCAAGCATTGTGGTGAGCATAGAAAGTCAGACACAGTTGGAGGAGCACCTGAAGAGTGGCCATGAAGCCATGAAAA
This window encodes:
- the LOC123428411 gene encoding probable arabinosyltransferase ARAD1, yielding MPPPPISGEIRRAAMKRPALLAVPAVLLLSLSFLLLRPSSSPPLLPSAHTTDPGRGRRLSVYVADLPRALNHGLLDLYWSLTSADARIPASSDPDHPPPRDHPPYPASPLIRQYSAEYWLLHSLLGPAAPASAVVRVVADWREADAVFVPFFATLSAEMELGWGATKGAFRRKEGNGDYRRQREVVDRVTAHPAWRRSGGRDHVFVLTDPMAMWHVRAEIAPAILLVVDFGGWYKLDSKSGGSNSSHMIQHTQVSLLKDVIVPYTHLLPTLHLSENMDRPTLLYFKGAKHRHRGGLVREKLWDLMANEPDVVMEEGFPNATGREQSIKGMRTSEFCLHPAGDTPSSCRLFDAVASLCIPVIVSDDIELPFEGMIDYTEFSIFVSVGNTMRPKWLTNYLRNISKQQKDDLRRNLARVQHIFEYENSQHDSWDSAPEDGAVNHIWKKIHQKLPMIQEAVTREKRKPEGASIPLRCHCT
- the LOC123428412 gene encoding probable phytol kinase, chloroplastic, translated to MAAARPALPSSPTSLLLSRSVSAPDLAPPRGHRRPRRWVVAAAAVPAVAGALAASASASASAPAASMLLRDGGATLLVTAGAYSLVRAFDALTERRIVEQSLSRKVVHVLSGVFFMASWPLFSVSTGARFFAAVVPFLNCARLLTYGLGFYSDEALVKSVTREGKREELLRGPLYYVIVLLIIVLVFWRDSPIGIVSLSMMSGGDGFADIIGRRFGSLKLPFNNKKSWVGSAAMFISGLLLSALMLFYFSWFGYIQVSWDQALGKLVLVALAATVVECIPVTDVVDDNISVPLASMFVAFLLFGSTAN